The nucleotide window AATGGAAGAAAGGAATATAGCCGCATTCCCGAGGCCGGTTTTTGGCAGAATACCTAATTTTAAAGGGGCAGAAAAGGCCGCAGAGAATTTATCTAGGACTGATGAGTTTAAGGAGGCAAAATTCGTAAAAATTAACCCTGATTCTCCCCAGAGGCCCCTTAGGGAGCTTGCATTAAGGGCAGGGAAAATTGTTTTAGTCCCGACACCAAGGCTTAGAGGAGATTTTTATCTATTAGACCCTGCTAAGATAGGGAATTTTAAGGCAGCGTCTAAAATTTCTGGCTTCCCAAAGTACGGTGAAGTAGCAGATATCTATAGTATCCCTAAAATAGATATGGTAGTAGTAGGGAGCGTGGCAGTTACTTTAACGGGAGATAGAGTAGGGAAGGGTGAGGGGTATAGTGAACTGGAATTCGCTATTCTGAGAGAACTGGGTAAAGTCGACGAGTATACGCCGGTCGTTACTACTGTTCATGACATCCAAATAGTAGATGAAATACCAGTTGAACCATATGATGTCCCCTTAGATTTAATTGCTACTCCTACTACGGTAATAAGGGTTAAAAGGTTAAGAAAGAAACCGGAAGGACTTCTCTTAAATTATTTATCTAAAGAAAAGATTAACGAGACGCCTTTTTTAAAGAAATATCTAAGTCAGAGAAATACTAATAACAGCTTTTAGTTCTCTGCATAAATCCTCAGCTTTTTTCGCTAATTTTTCCTTAAGTTCTTCTCTTCTTACGTTGTAAATATACTTAGGTCTTCCACCTCTGCTGTTTCCTCCTTTTTCTTTTTCTATTAATCCAGCATCCGCAAGTTTCTTTAAGACTAAGCTAGTCCTACTTTTACTTATCCCCAGTTCAGCAGATATAGTGTCTACGTCTTTACCTCCCTTGCTCTCAAGGATTTTTAAGAATGCATCAATTTCGGCCTCCGATAGACCGTAAGCTACAGCGAGGAATCTTTTGAAAATCGTAATTTTTTCATTAATTTCAATACTCATTTTTTCACACCTTTCATCTTTTATATTTAATATTCATTTTTTTAAACTTAACTACTATTTTAGCTTTACACTTATTATTTTTAAATTATTGTATAATCCGGTAGTATGAATAAGGAGGAATTGAAGGCAGTAATACTTCAGGTATTGAAAGATAATAAAAATGAGGGCTTGACATCAACTCAAATTAGAAATATTTTAATCGACAAAGGAGTAGAGTTCAATATGATTGAATTTAGAGAAGTGCTTGCTGACCTAACTAGGGAAGGTAAGGTGAAAAAAATACCAGACTATCAATCAAAGAAGTTTAAGTTTTTCTATGAAGGCTGATCACTGCTGTTTTGTTCTACCACGTGAATTACTTTTTCAGCTATGTTCATGAACTCCTTTGATGCGGGGTCGTCAGGGTATTTTAGGAAGAAGGGTTCACCTAAGTCATTAGCTTGTGCTACCACCGGGTCTAAAGGTATTTGCCCTAATAATGGTACACCCATTTCCTCAGCCATTTTCTTTCCTTTTCCTTCTCCGAATATGTAATAAGGTTTGTTATCGCTAGGACACAGGAAGTAGCTCATATTCTCTACTACACCTAAGATTTTCGCGTTTATGGTCTTTGCGAATGTAATTGACCTCTTAACCGCTAGTGTGGATACTTCAGAGGGTATGGTAACTATTATCATCCCGGTGAGGTTCGGGACTAATTGGGCAACTGATAAAGCCTCATCTCCGGTGCCAGGTGGCATGTCTATAATGAGGTAATCAAGCTCTCCCCACTTAACATCTCCTAAAAACTGTTTAATTGCCGTATGTTTAATAGCTCCTCTCCATACTACTGGTGTATCATCTCTAGGTAGGAGGAAATCTATTGAAACAACTTTTATACCGAAAGGTCCAACGACTGGGTTTATATCTCCTTTATCATCAGCAGTAAGGTATTGTCCTCTTACTCCCAACATCTTTGGGACTGAGGGACCGTGAAAGTCGACATCAACTATTCCTACGCTTCTTCCTGCAGCAGCTAACGCCATTGCAAGATTAGATGAAACGAATGACTTACCTACTCCTCCCTTTCCGCTTAATACCGCTATTTTATACTTAACTGTTTTCATTTTCATCTGTATTTTCAGGTCAGCAGCTTGAGGAGCCTGTGGTGCCGTTTTTCTCAAGTCTCTCGGCTGTCTACTAGGTTGTGGAGAAGAGATCCTGAACGGGTTATTTCCGCTACTCAAATCCTATTCACTAGTTTCATAATCTTCGTTTTTGCTAATAACCTTATCTAAT belongs to Stygiolobus caldivivus and includes:
- a CDS encoding helix-turn-helix domain-containing protein; its protein translation is MSIEINEKITIFKRFLAVAYGLSEAEIDAFLKILESKGGKDVDTISAELGISKSRTSLVLKKLADAGLIEKEKGGNSRGGRPKYIYNVRREELKEKLAKKAEDLCRELKAVISISLT
- a CDS encoding Mrp/NBP35 family ATP-binding protein, whose amino-acid sequence is MSSGNNPFRISSPQPSRQPRDLRKTAPQAPQAADLKIQMKMKTVKYKIAVLSGKGGVGKSFVSSNLAMALAAAGRSVGIVDVDFHGPSVPKMLGVRGQYLTADDKGDINPVVGPFGIKVVSIDFLLPRDDTPVVWRGAIKHTAIKQFLGDVKWGELDYLIIDMPPGTGDEALSVAQLVPNLTGMIIVTIPSEVSTLAVKRSITFAKTINAKILGVVENMSYFLCPSDNKPYYIFGEGKGKKMAEEMGVPLLGQIPLDPVVAQANDLGEPFFLKYPDDPASKEFMNIAEKVIHVVEQNSSDQPS
- a CDS encoding 5-formyltetrahydrofolate cyclo-ligase, whose product is MQSKSEIRERIWSLMEERNIAAFPRPVFGRIPNFKGAEKAAENLSRTDEFKEAKFVKINPDSPQRPLRELALRAGKIVLVPTPRLRGDFYLLDPAKIGNFKAASKISGFPKYGEVADIYSIPKIDMVVVGSVAVTLTGDRVGKGEGYSELEFAILRELGKVDEYTPVVTTVHDIQIVDEIPVEPYDVPLDLIATPTTVIRVKRLRKKPEGLLLNYLSKEKINETPFLKKYLSQRNTNNSF